The Fimbriimonadaceae bacterium nucleotide sequence TTGATCGCGACGACGTCATGCTTTCCCTTGTAGTGGGTCAGCAGGGTGCGTAGGCTGAGCCGCCCGATCCGTCCAAAACCGTTGATGCCGATCCTTGCCATTGAATGCCTCGTGACCCGGCCAGTCTACCGGTGCGAGGCACCGGGGGACTGGTCAGGCGGGCTCTCCGGCGGGGACCCCGGGCCGCTTCTTCTCCATGATCCAACTGTAGAGCGGTGAGGCCATGAGGGTCGTGATGACGGCCATCAGGACCAAGACCGTGTACAGCCGCTGGGTGATGACCCCTTGTTGCAAGCCGATGTTGAGGATGATCAACTCCATCAGGCCGCGCGAGTTCATCAGGGTGCCGATGGCGAAGCTTTCGCGCCACGGTTCCTTGTTGGCCCGCGCGGCAAGGGTGCAGGAGACACCTTTCCCGAACACCGCGACGCCCAGGGCGGCCAGGGCGAACGTCCAAAGCTCTGGCGAGTCGATCAGGCCCATCTTGGTGTTGAGGCCGCTGAAGACAAAGAAGAGCGGGAGCATGAACGAGACCACGAACGGCTCGATTTTCTCCTTGAGGCCTTCTGCCAGCGCACCTTTGGGGATGGCCGTGCCGCAAATGAACGCGCCAAAGACGGCGTAGACGCCGACAAGGTCGGTGAACCACGACCCCAGCATCACGACGATGAGGACGACCGCGAAGGCGTCCGCGCTCATCTCATTGGCCTTTTCGACGGCTTGGGCGACCTTTCTGAACAGGGCCTTGCCGACCGTCAGCATGAAGATGGCGTACAGGATGCCGCCGCCGATGGCCAACCAGGCGTACGACGGGTTGGATTTCGTGCTGGCGACGACGACGGCGAGTCCGACCCACGCCACGACGTCGTCCATCGCCCCCGCCGACAGGGCGAGCGTCCCCATGGACGTGCCGGAGATGCCTTTCTCACGGATGATCCGGGCGAGCATCGGGAACGCGGTGATGCACATGGCCGCGCCCATGTAGAGCGCCGCTTGGTCGACTCCGACGTGCGGCTCAAAGAGGCCGAACCGGGGATAGACCAGGTGGACCAGTCCGATGCCGAGGATGAACGGGACGACGATGCCGCTTGCTGAAACGGCGAGGGCGCCCTTGGCCCTCGACCGGAGGAGGTTGATGTCCAAGTCGACGCCGACGAGGAACATGTACAGCGACAGGCCGACCTGGCTGATCGCGTAGACGACTTGGATGGTCGGATGCCGCCCTCCACCGGGCAAAGTGAGCGGGAAGAGCGCGTCCGACAGTTGAGGGGCGACCGCGCCCAGGAGCGACGGGCCGAGGCACACGCCCGCGATCATCTCGCCGACCACCTGCGTCTGGCCCAGGAACCGGCGCCCGAGCCAACCGATGAGGCGGCACACCGCCAGGATGATCGCAATCTGCAAGAAGACGTGGATACCGAGCTGAAGGTCGTTCATGCCAAACCGCCCCTAGACGTGCCTTGAACCGTCAGAAAGCACACTGGATTCGCCTCGTCCCTCGTCCTGACCATTGTCAGGCCACGCCGAGACCAGTCGAAATCGCATGATACGCCAACTTGCAATGCGGAACAAGAATTACATGAAAGCGCTCGCCGCCCTGCTTGCGGCCATGGTGGTCGTCGTCGGTTGCGGCGGGGGTGGCGGCGGTACGGCGGCAAGCACTTCTGGTTCGACAGGGTCGACCTCGGGAGGGACGACGGGCGGCAGCTCGACGGGAGGCGGCACGACGGGCACGACCGGAGGCACGCCCGGCACTCCGGACCTCGGGCCGAACGCCAACTTACGGGGCAAACGGGTACTGCCTGCCGACGACCCCTGGAACACCCCGGTCGACACGATGCCGGTGGACCGCAACAGCGCCAACCTCATCGCGTCGATCGGGCTCACCAAAGGCTTGCACCCGGACTTCGGGGCGAATTGGAACGGCGGCCCGTTCGGCATCCCTTACATCGTCGTCGCGGGAAGCCAGGCCAAGGTGCCGATGAGCTTCGACTACGCCGACGAGAGTGACCCTGGCCCGTACCCGTTCCCGGCCGACGCGCCTATCGAAGGCGGGGCGGCCAGCGACGGCGACCGCCATGTCCTCGTGATCGACCGCGACAACTGGACGCTCTACGAAACATGGGACAGCCACCCGCAGGGTGGGGGCGCGTCCTGGCACTGCGGTTCCGGGGCCAAGTTCAACCTGACCACGGGCACGACCCGCCCGGCCGGGTGGACGAGCGCCGATGCGGCGGGCCTGCCGGTCTTTCCTGGGCTGGTGCGCTACGACGAGGTCTCGGCAGGTGAGATCAACCACGCCTTGCGGTTCACCGTGGCGACGACCCGTCGCGCCTACGTCGCGCCGGCCCGCCATTGGGCGAGCAGCAACACCGACCCGGACCGCCCGCCAATGGGGATGCGGGTGCGGCTCAAGGCGTCCTTTGACATCTCGACCTTCCCGCCCCAGGCGCAGGTCGTGCTCCGGGCCATGAAGAAGTACGGGATGATCGTCGCCGACAACGGTTCGGACTGGTACGTGTCCGGCGCGCCGGACTCCCGTTGGGACGACGAGCAACTGAACACGCTGAAAACGGTGCAGGGCTCGAACTTCGAAGTCGTCCAGATGGGGCCGGTGACGAGCGGGTGACCGGCCTGCTTCGGGCCACAATGCCGCTGATGCACAAAAACACAATTTGCCTGTGGTTTGACGACGACGCCGAAGCGGCGGCGAGGTTCTACGCCGAGACCTTCCCGGGCAGCTCGGTCGACGCCGTGCACCGGGCGCCGTCCGACTATCCCGGCGGCACCGCCGGCGCGGTGCTGACGGTCGAGTTCACCGTCTGCGGAATCCCATGCCTTGGTTTGAACGGCGGGCCTGTGTTCACCCACTGCGAGGCGTTCTCCTTCCAGATCGCCACGGAAGACCAGGCCGAGACCGACCGCTACTGGGACGCCATTGTCGGCAACGGAGGCGAGGCGAGCGCCTGCGGTTGGTGCAAGGATCGGTGGGGCGTCTCGTGGCAGATCACGCCGCGCGCCCTCACTTCCGCCTTGGCCCAAGGCGGCGACGTCGCCAAGCGCGCCTTTGAGGCGATGATGGAGATGGGCAAGATCGACGTCGCCAAGATTGAAGCGGCGGCCCGGGGTTAGTCTTCGATCTCGGGCGTGCTGAGCGACCAGACGCGGAGCGTCTTGTCCAGACCGCCTGCGGCCAAGGCCAGCCCGTCAGGGGAGAAGGCGACGCACGACACAGGCTGGTGCGAAGCGTCGATCTGGCCGTGACCGGTGCCGTTGCGGGCGTTCCATAGCCCGACGCGCCCGTCCCGGCTGCCCGAGGCGAGAAGCCAACTGCGCGGGTGGAAAGCCAGGGTCTCGACCGGCCGCTGGTGGCCGAAGAAAGTCTTCGTCAACGTGGCGTCGGCCAAGTTGAAGACCCGGATCGAGAGGTCGACGGCGGCCACCGCGAGTAGCCGCATGTCGGGGCTGAAGGCGAGGGCCGTCACCGTCGACCGCACGTTGCTCAGGGCCAGTAACTCCCGGCCGGTCAATCCGCACCAAATCTTGACGGTCGCGTCGGCCGAACCGGTGGCGAGGCGGGCCGAGTCAGGGCTCCAGGCCAGGGCGGTCACCGACTCGGTGTGGGTGTGCCCGCTGAAGCGCACTTGGCCGTCCGAGACCCGGACGACCCGCATCGAACAGTCGACGCTCCCCAGGGCGAGGCTCTCGCCGTCAGGCGACGGGGCGAGGGTCACGACCCAGTCCTTGGGCTGGGTGCGCCAGACGTCCACGCGGCCTCCGTCCACCCGCCAGCAAGCGAGGTTCTGTTCGGTGCTCCCTGCGACGACGACCCTCTCGGGGCCCTGGACGCTCATAGCGCTGACCACGCCTCCCTCCAGCCTCACCCGCGACTCGGGGTACTCGTAACTGGGTGACCAGAAGATCACCTCGTTGTCGAAGCTGGCCGTCGCGAGGCGGTTGGCGCCCGGCGCGAAGCCCATGGCGTAGACGGGGGTCCGGTGGTCGCGCAGACGCCGGGCGATGGTGGCGACCACCGCGCGCTTACGGTTCGTCTGCCGTTGCTCTGGCTCGGCATTGCCCGTCTCGCCGATGCTGGCGTCGTACTCCATGCGACGGACGGGGTCGCTGAGCACCTCGAAGGCGACATTGATCTGGGCCATCCGCTCGTGAGCCTTGGGGTCCGGGTTCAAATCCGGGTGGAAGGTGCGCGCGAGCTTGCGGTAAGCAGAGCGGACCTCCTTCTCGTCGGCTTTGGGAGGGACGCCCAAGATGTCGTACAGGGTGGGCAAGGCAGGGTGATTATGATTGCTCCCGGTCCCGTGACCGGGGCTAAGCGTCCCCCAGAATCGGCCATGCGCAAAACTGCCGTGGGAATCGTCGGCTGCGGCAACATTAGCGGCATCTACCTGCAAAACCTCACCGGATTCGCCCAGACTCGGGTCGCCGCCGTCGCCGACCTCGACCTCGACCGGGCGAAGGCCAAGGCGGCAGAGCACGGCGTCCCGAAGGCGTACGGCCTCGACGACATCCTTGCCGACCCAGAAGTCGAAATTATCCTGAACATCACCGTCCCCGACGCGCACCACGAGGTGGCGATGAAGGCGGTCAGCGCCGGGAAGCACGTCTACAACGAAAAGCCGCTGACGGTTGAGCGGGCTGAGGCCCAAGAACTCCTCGCCGCCGCCGAGGCCAAAGGGGTCCGGGTCGGTTGCGCGCCCGACACCGTGCTCGGGGCGGGGGTGCAGACGGCCCGCGAACTGATCGACCGAGGCGAGATCGGCCGGGTCGTCAGCGCCCAGGCCTGGATGATGGGGGCCGGGCCGGAAGGCTGGCACCCGAACCCGACCTTCTACTATGCCAAGGGGGGAGGGCCGCTCTACGACATGGGGCCTTACTACTTGTCAGCGCTCATGACCTTGGTCGGCCCGGTGGCCCGGGTCACGGGCTCGGCCCAGACCACCTTTGCCGAGAGGACCGCCAGCAGCGCCGGCAACGAGGGCAAGAAGATCCCCGTCATGACACCGACGCTGATCCACAGCGTCCTGGAGTTCGAGGGTGGCCCGGTCGCCCAGTTGACGACCAGCTTTGACACGATGGCCGACCCCGGCTACCCTCACATTGACATCTTCGGCAGTGAGGGCATGGTCCGCGTGCCCGACCCCAACGGCTTTGGCGGGCCGGTGCTCCTCAAGAAGAAGGGTGCGGACAGCTTCACCGAAGTCGAGGTGCGACGCCCCTATGCGGAGAACAGCCGTGGCGTCGGCGTGCTGGACATGGCCCTGGCCATCCAGTCCGGCCGGCCGCACCGGGCCAACGGGCAGATGGCGGCCCACCTGCTGGACGTCATGCACGCGGTGCACGAGTCGAGCACCCAAGGACGCCACATCGTCCCGGTCGTCCACGCCACCCGTCCGGACGCCATGCCGGACACCGAGCTCGACGCATGAGCATCGACGACCGTCTGCCTGACGAGCCAAGGACCGGGCAGGGCCCGGGTGGTAAGGACTGGCTCTTCGCCCTGACGGTCACTGTCCTCTTGGGGACCGATTTGGCCTACCTGAAGAACCTGGAAGGCTTTCAGACGGCGGTCCGCTACTACAGCCAGGTGGGCGGCGTGGCCCAGACGCACGCCCTGGGGTTCGCCGTCGACGTCGCGGTGATCCTGACCATGGTCGTATGGTTCCTGCGGCCGTACCGGAGGTTTTGGCCCGAGACCGTGCTGGGGGCCCTTGCGATCGTCGGCCTCCTGAACTGCTGGGCCGAGGTCGTCGTGGCGCTCAGCGCCCGCCACGGGGCGGTGTACCGCCTCGACGACATCCCTTTTCGGCCCATGAACAACTGGGGCCTGTTCGGTGCCTTCGTCTTCACGTTCTACATCGTCGCCAAGGCTGACCTGAAGCGTTTCTTTGGACGCCGGGTGGTGTGGGCGAAGCTGGCCCTGCTGGTGTTCTTGTCGGGGGCGCAGTGGGTGGCGTACCAGGCCCTGCAGGCCAAGTTGGGGTTATAGATGAACCAAAAGTGGAAAGTCGCGGGCCTGATGGCGTTCTTCCTGGGGTTCCCCTTGGCAGGGATGATGGTCGTTTGGGGCGACGCCCACGGAAAGATCCGGGCGTCGGCGACGACGTTCGTCGCCCCGTTCGCGGATTCGGCGTTCGGCAAGTGGGACGGCTCCGGGGTCCTTGACGCCTGGAACGCCCAGACCAAGGAGGCGGCCCCTGACCAGGCGGCTTGGGCCAAGTGGAAGGCCACGTACGGTGAGGCGGCCGGGCCGGTGCGACTTGAGCCGTTCAGTTCTTACACCAGTGAACGCCAAGACCAGATGTGGCAGGTCGTCAAGATGCGGCTCCATGTGCCAGGCTCTCTGAAAGCCGCGGTCGTCGAGGTCGAAGTCGCCCGAAAGACGGTCGTGCCGATCTGGCACTTCGAGCACATCGAAGTGCGGGACGACAAGCCATGAAAGTTTATATCTCCGCCGACATCGAAGGGACGACCGGGACAGTGAGCTGGGCTCAAACCGGTGGCCCCAACTCCGACTGCTACGACTGGGCGTTCGCCCGCCGCATGATGACCCACGACGTGAACGCGGCGGTCCGGGGTGCACGCGCTGGCGGGGCGGACATGATCTTGGTCAAGGACAGCCACGGCAACAGCAAGAACCTGCTGATCGACGAATTGGAGCCGGGCGTCGAGCTTATGAGCGGCCAGGGGAGCGGGGCCGACGGCATGATGGAAGGCATCGACGGGAGCTTCGATGCGGCCATGCTGGTCGGCTACCACGGGATGGCGGGGACGCTCCATGGGATCATGGAGCACACGATCAGCGGGATGGTGCACCGCTGCTGGGTGAACGGCGTCGAGACCGGCGAGATCGGCCTCTCGGCGGCGACGGCGGGCCATTACGGTGTGCCCCTCGTCTTCGTCTCCAGTGACGCGGCGGGCTGTGCCGAGGCGGCCGGCCTGGTCCCGGGGGTGAAGACGGCGGTGGTCAAGCATGGGATCGGCCGGTACATGGGGCGGCTCCTCCACCCGTCGGTGACCGGTCCGCTCATCGAAGCGGCCGCGGCCGAGGCGGTGCGCTCGGCCGGGTCTGCGCCCACGGTCTTCACTTCGCCCGTGACGGTCAGGCTCGAGCACAACCGGAGCGAGGAGACGGACGCCGCCTGTTTGCTGGACGGGTGGAAGCGGCTCGACGCTTTCACGATCGAATACACGGCGGCGGACTGGCCGACGGCCCACCGCGCGACGCGACGGGCGATGTCGGTCGCCGGACTGGGACGCGGGGCCCACGACTGACGGCGCCGCTAGTTCGGCGAGATCACGTCGTCGAAGTGTTGGGTGGTCAGGCGGAAATTGGTGGGTGACTCCACCCGGTCGGCTTCTTCGGCCTGGACGATCTGTTGCTCTAGGATCGGGAGCATCTCGCTGAGCCGGTCGACCGTGTCGGTGGTCTCCAGCAGGTATTGCTTGCGGATGTTGTCGCAGTGCAGGAGGTTGGCGATGACAAACGAGAGGTCCGTCGCGTCCTGGGGCAAGTGGATCGACGTCACTTTGACGTCGAGCTTGGAAAACTGTTCTTCAAGCAGTTGGTGGACTGTCCCGCGGACCTGGTCGATCAACTTCGTGGCCCATTCCTCGTCGGAGACCTCCAGCTCGACGACGGGCTCGACATGTCCCACGAGGTAGCTGCGTGACTCGTCGAGCTTGCGGATTCTGAACCGGCGCTGGCCCCGGACGTGGACGTCCATTTTGCCGTCTTCGAAGGTTTGCACCTTGACGATCCGGACGGCGGTGCCCACCATGTATGGCTCGGCGCCTGGTCCGACTTCGCTCCCCGACCGGATGAGCACGACCCCAAAGCCGCTGTCGTACTGGACGCAGTCACGCACCATCTCGCGGTACCGGTCCTCAAAGACGTGGACCTGGAGGTCGGCGTGGGGGAACAGCACCGCGTTGAGGGGGAAGAGCGGCATTTCCTCCAGGTGCTCGGACATGGTTCAATTATAGCTAGGGGAGCCCTGACCTTGAGGTGTCAGAGCTGGCCGGGACTTCTGACGGGATGGTGGGACCGAAGGGCCCGCTGGGTATCCTTCCTCATTCGCGTTGAGCGGACTTGACCCCTGAGCGAACCAATGAGCGAGATGCATGCACCGGACAGCAACGAGGGGTTGGAGTCTCTTCAAAGTCGGATCGCTGAGCTGGAGGCGGAGAACCAGCGCCTTCGCAGCAGCAGCGAACCTGACCGGCAGTCCAAACCGGCCGACAACGTGCCTGCCGCCGTGCCGATGGAGTCGGCCAGCGAAGTGGCCAGCATCCAAGAAGGGGACGTCACCCTTCGACGGCTGGTCCAACGCATCGCGATGATCCTCCAAGCGGAGAAGATCGTCATCATGTTCTACCAGGCCGAGGTCGGCGAACTGGTCGCCATTCCGCCCGCCTACGGCGTCGAAGAGTCGAAGCTGGAGAAGTTCAAGGTCCGCGCGACCCAAGGCATCACCGGCCAGGTGTTCCGTGACGGCGAGCCGCTGATCTTCCACAACGCGGACGACGACCCCCGCACCCGCAAGGACTTGGTCGCCTTGATGCACGTCCAGAACGGCATCACCGTCCCCTTGGTCATCGAGCGGCGCGACGAAGAGAACCGGATCGTCGACCGCACCACCATCGGTGTCTTGCACGCCTTCAACAAGCGGCACGGCGAGGACTTCAACGACGAGGACGTCCGCCTGTTGGAGCGCATGGCCCGCAACGTCGGGTCGATCATCGCCAACCTGCAGCTGTATAAGAAGGTCGTCGAGGAGCGAGAAGAGCTTCTCCAGACTTTCGAGAGCTTGACGAGCGGCCTCGTGCTTGTCTCGCCCGACGCGCGGATCAGCCAGATCAACCAGAGCGCACGGGCGATTTTCCGGCTGGGCGCCGACGTGGTCGGCAAGCATGTCTCCGAGGCGTTTCCCGAAGAGAGCTTGAACGCCTTCATGGTGATGGGCGCGGCAGGCAACGAACCAGATCCCTATGAGGTCAGCCTTGACTTCCATGGTGTCGAACGCATCTACACCGTGCAGGGCGCCTTGGTGAAGAACGAAGAGGCCAAAAACCTGGGCTTCGTCGTCATCTTCAACGACGTGACCGAGGCCAAGAACATCGACAAGATGAAGTCGAGCTTTGTCGCGATGGCCTCCCACGAGCTCCGCACGCCACTGACCGCCATCAAAGGCTTCAGCAGCACCCTGCTCGAGGGCTTGGACGACAACCTGTATTCCAAGGAAGAGAGCAAGGAGTTTCTTGGCATCGTGGTCAGCGAGTGCGACCGGTTGCGCCGTTTGATCGACGACTTGCTCAACACGGCCCGGATCGAGGCGGGCGAGTCGCTCAAACCCAACTACACCAGGTTCGCCGTCGTGCCGCTCGTAGAGAAAGTCGTGCGGGTCCAGAACCAGGCGTCGCACCGGCACGAGGTCAAGCTGCAGATCGTCCCCGAGGGCATCCCCGACAGCATCATTGGCGACGAGGACAAGCTCGACCAGATCCTGACAAACCTTCTCAACAACGCGATCAAGTACTCGCCCGAGGGTGGTGACGTCATCGTCCACCTGAAGCGTGAAGGGGACGAGGTCGTCTTCGGCATCGAGGACCACGGCATCGGCATCCCTGCCGACCACCTCTCCAAGGTCTTTGAGCGGTTCCACCGGGTCAACAACGAGGACAACCGGAAGATCTACGGCACCGGCCTTGGCCTCTACCTCGTCAAGCACTTGGTCGAGACCGTCCATCTTGGCCGTGTGTGGGCAGAGTCCGAGGTCGGCAAGGGCTCGACGTTCAAGGTCGCGATCCCAGTGGAGCTCGACCTGGAAAAGGCGAAGGAACTCAACGACTGAAGATGCTGCAAGCGGTGGTCTTCGACTTCGACGGCCTTATCGCTGACACGGAGTCGAACGAGTACGCGGCGTGGCAGTCGGTCTATGCCGACCATGGGTGCGACCTTGCGCCCGAGGACTGGGCCAAAGCGGTCGGAGCGGGCCCGACCGCCTTTGACGCTTTCGAACACCTGGTCGTCCTTTCCCGACAAGACCTGGACAGGGCGGCGACCATGGCCGAATGGGCTTCGCGTCGAGACCGGCTGAACGAAGGTCTGCTGCTGCTCCCCGGGGTCGAGGCCCTGCTCGACGCCCTGAGCGACGACGGCGTGTCGGTCGCGGTGGCGTCAAGCTCGCGGCGGGATTGGGTGGAGGGCCACCTGGCCCGGCTTGACGTGCTTGAGCGGTTCGCCGCCGTCGTCACCCGCGACGACCACGCACCCAAGCCAGCCCCCGACCTCTACCTGGGCGCATGTTCTCGCCTTGGGGCGGAGCCAACTGCCTCTGTTGCGCTGGAGGACTCTTCGAACGGTGTCTTGGCCGCGAAGCGGGCGGGCATGGCCGCAGTCGCCGTGCCCAATGCGGTCACGAGGGACTATGACTTCTCCTTGGCCGACGTGGTGGTCGACTCACTCACCAAGGTCGACGTCACGCTGCTGCGGGGCTTGGTCACGCGAGACTAGGCCGGCGCGTCGATCTTGGCCAACTCGGCCTTGAGCCGGTCGATCGCGACCATGGCGGCCGGGTCGCGTCCGGCCAACGCGGCCATGTAGACGGAGACGTAGTCGCCGAAATGGGCGAGGGACAGCATCCGCGCCAGCAGGCTCTCACCGAATCCGCTCGCCTTGGCAAACGAGGTCTTGCCTTCGATGAGTTCAAATGTCGCCGCGATCCGGGCGAGCATGCGCGGGCTCTCGTCGCCGCCGAGCATGAGGACGGTAACCCACGCGTCGACGCCTTGTTCGCCCGACCCCTCCCAACCAAGGATCTCGTTGTGGCAGAGCTCAGGGAAGACGTGGGTGAACACCATTTCTTTGGCGTTCTCGTTGATCTGTCCCTTCCAGCGGTTGGCGACCCCGGCCTGCCAGGCCCCCGCGGCGTACAGGAGGCCGACTTTGCCGCTGAGCTTTTCGGCGAGTAGCTTGGCTTCGTTCCCGGTGGTGGGACGGTCGAGACCGAACCGGTCGCGGGCTTCAAAGAGCGTGGCGACGACACCCTCGTAATCTTGCCGGGGCAGCAAGCCCAGTTTGTCGCTGATGAAGACGACCGGCACGAGCATGTAGCCGAGGGCGGTGCGGGGCGGCTGGCCTCCGGGGACCGTGACACACGTGAATCCGTCGGCCTTTGCCTTCTCTGCCAACTGGCCGCCGCTCGTCACGGCGACGACCGTGGCGCCGCGAGACTTTGCCTCGTCGTAGGCGGCGAGAGTCTCCTCGGTGTTGCCGCTGTAGCTGGTCGCAAAGACCAACGTCGACGGCCCGACCCAGTGGGGCAGGTGGT carries:
- a CDS encoding Gfo/Idh/MocA family oxidoreductase; this translates as MRKTAVGIVGCGNISGIYLQNLTGFAQTRVAAVADLDLDRAKAKAAEHGVPKAYGLDDILADPEVEIILNITVPDAHHEVAMKAVSAGKHVYNEKPLTVERAEAQELLAAAEAKGVRVGCAPDTVLGAGVQTARELIDRGEIGRVVSAQAWMMGAGPEGWHPNPTFYYAKGGGPLYDMGPYYLSALMTLVGPVARVTGSAQTTFAERTASSAGNEGKKIPVMTPTLIHSVLEFEGGPVAQLTTSFDTMADPGYPHIDIFGSEGMVRVPDPNGFGGPVLLKKKGADSFTEVEVRRPYAENSRGVGVLDMALAIQSGRPHRANGQMAAHLLDVMHAVHESSTQGRHIVPVVHATRPDAMPDTELDA
- a CDS encoding HAD-IA family hydrolase yields the protein MLQAVVFDFDGLIADTESNEYAAWQSVYADHGCDLAPEDWAKAVGAGPTAFDAFEHLVVLSRQDLDRAATMAEWASRRDRLNEGLLLLPGVEALLDALSDDGVSVAVASSSRRDWVEGHLARLDVLERFAAVVTRDDHAPKPAPDLYLGACSRLGAEPTASVALEDSSNGVLAAKRAGMAAVAVPNAVTRDYDFSLADVVVDSLTKVDVTLLRGLVTRD
- a CDS encoding cation:proton antiporter — encoded protein: MNDLQLGIHVFLQIAIILAVCRLIGWLGRRFLGQTQVVGEMIAGVCLGPSLLGAVAPQLSDALFPLTLPGGGRHPTIQVVYAISQVGLSLYMFLVGVDLDINLLRSRAKGALAVSASGIVVPFILGIGLVHLVYPRFGLFEPHVGVDQAALYMGAAMCITAFPMLARIIREKGISGTSMGTLALSAGAMDDVVAWVGLAVVVASTKSNPSYAWLAIGGGILYAIFMLTVGKALFRKVAQAVEKANEMSADAFAVVLIVVMLGSWFTDLVGVYAVFGAFICGTAIPKGALAEGLKEKIEPFVVSFMLPLFFVFSGLNTKMGLIDSPELWTFALAALGVAVFGKGVSCTLAARANKEPWRESFAIGTLMNSRGLMELIILNIGLQQGVITQRLYTVLVLMAVITTLMASPLYSWIMEKKRPGVPAGEPA
- a CDS encoding GAF domain-containing protein, which encodes MSEMHAPDSNEGLESLQSRIAELEAENQRLRSSSEPDRQSKPADNVPAAVPMESASEVASIQEGDVTLRRLVQRIAMILQAEKIVIMFYQAEVGELVAIPPAYGVEESKLEKFKVRATQGITGQVFRDGEPLIFHNADDDPRTRKDLVALMHVQNGITVPLVIERRDEENRIVDRTTIGVLHAFNKRHGEDFNDEDVRLLERMARNVGSIIANLQLYKKVVEEREELLQTFESLTSGLVLVSPDARISQINQSARAIFRLGADVVGKHVSEAFPEESLNAFMVMGAAGNEPDPYEVSLDFHGVERIYTVQGALVKNEEAKNLGFVVIFNDVTEAKNIDKMKSSFVAMASHELRTPLTAIKGFSSTLLEGLDDNLYSKEESKEFLGIVVSECDRLRRLIDDLLNTARIEAGESLKPNYTRFAVVPLVEKVVRVQNQASHRHEVKLQIVPEGIPDSIIGDEDKLDQILTNLLNNAIKYSPEGGDVIVHLKREGDEVVFGIEDHGIGIPADHLSKVFERFHRVNNEDNRKIYGTGLGLYLVKHLVETVHLGRVWAESEVGKGSTFKVAIPVELDLEKAKELND
- a CDS encoding bifunctional phosphoglucose/phosphomannose isomerase, with the protein product MPLLDDRSAVTQHDPSGFVGLVEAFPEQCLRTLEIVRGADLPDALPGVTSVVLTGLGGSAAGGDFAKGLFDAQSSVPFQVNRDYHLPHWVGPSTLVFATSYSGNTEETLAAYDEAKSRGATVVAVTSGGQLAEKAKADGFTCVTVPGGQPPRTALGYMLVPVVFISDKLGLLPRQDYEGVVATLFEARDRFGLDRPTTGNEAKLLAEKLSGKVGLLYAAGAWQAGVANRWKGQINENAKEMVFTHVFPELCHNEILGWEGSGEQGVDAWVTVLMLGGDESPRMLARIAATFELIEGKTSFAKASGFGESLLARMLSLAHFGDYVSVYMAALAGRDPAAMVAIDRLKAELAKIDAPA
- a CDS encoding VOC family protein, whose product is MHKNTICLWFDDDAEAAARFYAETFPGSSVDAVHRAPSDYPGGTAGAVLTVEFTVCGIPCLGLNGGPVFTHCEAFSFQIATEDQAETDRYWDAIVGNGGEASACGWCKDRWGVSWQITPRALTSALAQGGDVAKRAFEAMMEMGKIDVAKIEAAARG
- a CDS encoding DnaJ domain-containing protein, producing MPTLYDILGVPPKADEKEVRSAYRKLARTFHPDLNPDPKAHERMAQINVAFEVLSDPVRRMEYDASIGETGNAEPEQRQTNRKRAVVATIARRLRDHRTPVYAMGFAPGANRLATASFDNEVIFWSPSYEYPESRVRLEGGVVSAMSVQGPERVVVAGSTEQNLACWRVDGGRVDVWRTQPKDWVVTLAPSPDGESLALGSVDCSMRVVRVSDGQVRFSGHTHTESVTALAWSPDSARLATGSADATVKIWCGLTGRELLALSNVRSTVTALAFSPDMRLLAVAAVDLSIRVFNLADATLTKTFFGHQRPVETLAFHPRSWLLASGSRDGRVGLWNARNGTGHGQIDASHQPVSCVAFSPDGLALAAGGLDKTLRVWSLSTPEIED
- a CDS encoding M55 family metallopeptidase — encoded protein: MKVYISADIEGTTGTVSWAQTGGPNSDCYDWAFARRMMTHDVNAAVRGARAGGADMILVKDSHGNSKNLLIDELEPGVELMSGQGSGADGMMEGIDGSFDAAMLVGYHGMAGTLHGIMEHTISGMVHRCWVNGVETGEIGLSAATAGHYGVPLVFVSSDAAGCAEAAGLVPGVKTAVVKHGIGRYMGRLLHPSVTGPLIEAAAAEAVRSAGSAPTVFTSPVTVRLEHNRSEETDAACLLDGWKRLDAFTIEYTAADWPTAHRATRRAMSVAGLGRGAHD
- a CDS encoding LON peptidase substrate-binding domain-containing protein, which gives rise to MSEHLEEMPLFPLNAVLFPHADLQVHVFEDRYREMVRDCVQYDSGFGVVLIRSGSEVGPGAEPYMVGTAVRIVKVQTFEDGKMDVHVRGQRRFRIRKLDESRSYLVGHVEPVVELEVSDEEWATKLIDQVRGTVHQLLEEQFSKLDVKVTSIHLPQDATDLSFVIANLLHCDNIRKQYLLETTDTVDRLSEMLPILEQQIVQAEEADRVESPTNFRLTTQHFDDVISPN